The following coding sequences lie in one Microbacterium sp. XT11 genomic window:
- a CDS encoding error-prone DNA polymerase, whose amino-acid sequence MGWNNPPLSWSELERTLSGRKPVERPPSAEPGERRDAGPTSRRRQSPPPLEVVRPEDPVPYAELHAHSTYSFLDGASSPVELLVEAERLGLTALALTDHDGFYGAARFAEMAETLKVQVQTVFGAELSLGLDAPQQGAADPAGEHLLVLARGLEGYHRLSGAITAAQLRGGEKGRPVYDLDDLSARAGGCWTILTGCRKGAVRRGLEAGDPVTPLRRLIDLFGRDHVAVELFDHGDPLDTRRNDALFEAAQALRLPVVATNNVHYAVPEQARLAEAVAAVRAVRSMDELDGWLPVHDGAHLRSGAEMTKRFRRYPGAIERGLELAAASAFPLRRARPALPTQKVPEGHTPMSWLRTLVWQAVPEKYPRLDDRGRRRIEHELNVIESKDFPGYFLIVHDIVTEARRRKILCQGRGSAAASAVCYLLGITAVDPILYGLPFERFLASTREEEPDIDVDFDSGRREEIIQWVYEKYDRDRAAQVANVIQYRPKNAVRDMARALGYSPGQQDAWSRQVDGWGAEIMVDGEDDLPDTVREYANRLLKAPRHLGIHSGGMVLTERPVGEVVPIEHARMEDRTVIQWDKDDAAWMGLVKFDLLGLGMLSALQVCFDLIRESTGESWTLETIPKEEPAVYDMLCRADSIGVFQVESRAQMGLLPRLQPRCFYDLAIQIALIRPGPIQGGAVHPFVRLKMQKDRIDAENERRSETGEPPLEMPIPYPHPRLKPVLERTLGVPIFQEQLIQMATTIGDCTADEADTLRRAMGSKRGLEKIETIRRQLYEGMARHGLSAEQSDRIYAQIQAFSNFGFAESHSLSFALLVYASSWLKLHYPAAFLAGLLRSQPMGFYSASTLTADARRHGVTVLRPDLHASAAVDTLEPLGEERAATGMRSCLLQVDPPPKTRFDRDAPDESAAHRRDGAYAVRLGLAGVRGIGEALAERIVTEREERGPFRDLNDLVRRTDATAAHLESLATAGAFECLGLSRREAIWLAGAAAEDRARFLPGTTVAVQPPLFPDQSGYERLAADLWATGVSTDDHPMTHFRSQLHERGVITSDRLRTHETGRRVEVAGLVTHRQRPETAAGVTFLNLEDEHGLINVICSTGVWTRYRRAARTSPALIVRGILERSAEGVVNILADAFEDLRTGLSHQSRDFR is encoded by the coding sequence ATGGGCTGGAACAACCCGCCTCTGTCGTGGTCGGAGCTGGAACGAACCCTGAGCGGCAGGAAGCCCGTCGAGCGGCCGCCCTCCGCCGAGCCGGGAGAACGCCGCGACGCCGGCCCCACGAGCAGACGGCGGCAGTCTCCTCCGCCACTGGAGGTGGTCCGTCCAGAGGATCCCGTCCCCTACGCCGAACTGCATGCGCACTCGACGTACTCGTTCCTCGACGGCGCTTCCTCTCCCGTCGAGCTCCTCGTCGAGGCCGAGCGCCTGGGTCTCACGGCACTCGCCCTGACCGACCATGACGGGTTCTACGGCGCGGCCCGGTTCGCCGAGATGGCCGAGACCTTGAAAGTGCAGGTGCAGACGGTCTTCGGCGCCGAGCTGTCGCTCGGCCTCGACGCACCGCAGCAGGGCGCGGCCGATCCCGCCGGAGAGCATCTGCTCGTGCTCGCGAGGGGTCTGGAAGGGTATCACCGCCTCTCCGGGGCGATCACGGCAGCGCAGCTGCGCGGCGGCGAGAAAGGACGTCCGGTCTACGATCTCGACGATCTGAGCGCCAGGGCCGGTGGATGCTGGACCATCCTCACGGGATGCCGCAAGGGAGCCGTGCGACGCGGGCTGGAAGCGGGCGACCCCGTGACCCCGCTGCGGCGGCTCATCGATCTGTTCGGGCGCGATCACGTCGCCGTCGAGCTCTTCGACCACGGCGATCCGCTCGACACCCGCCGGAACGACGCCCTCTTCGAGGCAGCCCAGGCGCTGCGACTGCCGGTCGTGGCGACGAACAACGTGCACTACGCCGTCCCCGAGCAGGCGCGTCTCGCCGAGGCCGTCGCCGCCGTGCGGGCCGTGCGCAGCATGGATGAGCTCGACGGATGGCTCCCCGTGCACGACGGTGCCCACCTGCGCAGCGGCGCTGAGATGACGAAGAGGTTCCGACGCTATCCCGGCGCCATCGAGCGCGGTCTGGAGCTGGCTGCGGCATCAGCCTTCCCGCTGCGACGAGCTCGGCCTGCGCTGCCGACGCAGAAGGTCCCCGAAGGCCATACGCCCATGAGCTGGCTGCGCACTCTGGTGTGGCAGGCTGTGCCCGAGAAGTACCCGCGTCTCGACGACAGAGGACGCCGCAGGATCGAGCACGAGCTGAACGTGATCGAGTCGAAGGACTTCCCGGGGTACTTCCTCATCGTGCACGACATCGTCACGGAGGCGCGGAGACGGAAGATCCTGTGCCAGGGACGCGGATCGGCAGCGGCGAGCGCCGTCTGCTACCTGCTCGGGATCACCGCCGTCGATCCCATCCTGTACGGCCTTCCCTTCGAGAGGTTCCTCGCGAGCACGCGCGAGGAGGAGCCTGACATCGACGTGGACTTCGACTCCGGGCGCCGGGAGGAGATCATCCAGTGGGTGTACGAGAAGTACGACCGGGATCGCGCAGCCCAGGTCGCGAACGTGATTCAGTACCGGCCGAAGAACGCCGTGCGCGACATGGCGAGGGCGTTGGGCTACTCCCCCGGCCAGCAGGACGCGTGGTCTCGGCAGGTCGACGGCTGGGGTGCCGAGATCATGGTCGACGGCGAGGACGACCTGCCCGACACGGTGCGCGAGTATGCGAATCGCCTGCTGAAGGCTCCACGGCACCTCGGCATCCACTCGGGTGGGATGGTGCTCACCGAGCGTCCCGTCGGAGAGGTCGTACCCATCGAGCATGCGCGCATGGAGGACCGCACGGTCATCCAGTGGGACAAGGACGATGCCGCATGGATGGGACTGGTGAAGTTCGATCTGCTGGGGCTGGGAATGCTCTCGGCTCTTCAGGTCTGCTTCGACCTCATCCGGGAGAGCACCGGAGAGTCCTGGACGCTGGAGACCATCCCCAAGGAGGAGCCCGCCGTCTACGACATGCTGTGCCGCGCCGATTCCATCGGGGTCTTCCAGGTGGAGTCCCGTGCGCAGATGGGCCTGCTCCCCCGCCTGCAGCCCCGCTGCTTCTACGACCTCGCGATCCAGATCGCCCTCATCCGTCCCGGTCCCATCCAGGGCGGGGCGGTTCATCCGTTCGTCCGGCTCAAGATGCAGAAGGACCGCATCGATGCCGAGAACGAGCGGCGCAGCGAAACGGGAGAGCCTCCGCTCGAGATGCCCATCCCCTATCCGCATCCGCGGTTGAAGCCCGTGCTGGAGCGCACCCTCGGGGTTCCGATCTTCCAGGAGCAGCTCATCCAGATGGCGACGACGATCGGCGACTGCACTGCCGACGAGGCGGACACGCTGCGTCGGGCGATGGGGTCGAAGCGCGGCCTGGAGAAGATCGAGACCATCCGCCGACAGCTCTACGAGGGCATGGCGAGGCACGGGCTCTCCGCCGAGCAGTCCGACCGGATCTATGCGCAGATCCAGGCGTTCTCGAATTTCGGTTTCGCGGAGTCCCATTCCCTGTCGTTCGCCCTGCTCGTCTATGCCAGCTCGTGGCTGAAGCTGCACTACCCCGCGGCCTTCCTCGCCGGTCTGCTGCGTTCTCAGCCCATGGGCTTCTACTCCGCCTCGACCCTGACCGCCGACGCCCGCCGGCACGGCGTCACCGTGCTCCGACCGGATCTGCATGCCTCAGCGGCGGTCGACACCCTCGAACCGCTCGGCGAGGAGCGTGCGGCCACGGGAATGCGGAGCTGCCTTCTGCAGGTCGATCCTCCGCCGAAGACGCGGTTCGATCGTGACGCGCCCGACGAGTCGGCGGCGCATCGTCGTGACGGAGCCTATGCGGTGCGGCTGGGGCTCGCGGGAGTGCGCGGCATCGGCGAGGCGCTCGCCGAACGCATCGTGACCGAGCGTGAGGAGCGCGGGCCGTTCCGCGACCTCAACGACCTCGTGCGTCGCACCGATGCGACCGCCGCGCACCTCGAGTCCCTCGCCACGGCCGGCGCCTTCGAATGCCTGGGGCTGAGCAGGCGAGAGGCGATCTGGCTCGCGGGAGCGGCTGCTGAGGACCGCGCGCGCTTCCTGCCGGGGACGACGGTGGCCGTGCAGCCTCCGCTGTTCCCGGATCAGTCGGGTTACGAGCGGCTTGCCGCTGATCTCTGGGCGACCGGGGTGTCCACCGACGACCACCCGATGACCCATTTCCGCTCGCAACTGCATGAGCGCGGCGTGATCACGTCCGACCGCCTGCGCACCCATGAGACCGGAAGGAGGGTCGAGGTCGCCGGCCTGGTCACCCACCGTCAGCGCCCGGAGACCGCGGCCGGGGTGACATTCCTCAATCTCGAAGACGAGCATGGCCTGATCAACGTGATCTGCTCGACCGGAGTGTGGACGCGCTATCGTCGAGCGGCCCGCACGTCGCCGGCGCTGATCGTCCGAGGCATCCTGGAGCGCTCGGCGGAGGGCGTCGTCAACATCCTCGCCGATGCCTTCGAAGACCTCCGCACCGGCCTCTCCCATCAGTCACGGGACTTCCGATGA